A single window of Pseudomonadota bacterium DNA harbors:
- a CDS encoding beta-ketoacyl-ACP reductase, which translates to MRLRDKIAIVTGGARGIGLAIARRFIAEGARVALWDVSPEGLEKARALLGETEAKAFPVDVTSATSVKEGYDAVEAALGPVDIMVCNAGITRDAMVHKMTDEQFDAVTAVNLKGVFLCGREAATRMRERQQGVILSTSSVVGLHGNIGQTNYAASKAGVIAMTQTWARELGGRNVRVNAVAPGFIKTEMTETIPEKLIEGIHAKTPLRRMGLPEEIAAAFAFLASDDAAFITGHVLSVDGGLTL; encoded by the coding sequence ATGAGACTGAGAGACAAGATCGCCATCGTCACCGGCGGCGCGCGGGGCATCGGCCTGGCCATTGCGCGGCGCTTCATCGCGGAGGGCGCTCGGGTGGCGCTGTGGGACGTATCACCCGAGGGCCTCGAGAAGGCGCGCGCCCTTCTGGGCGAGACCGAGGCGAAGGCGTTTCCGGTCGACGTGACGTCAGCGACGTCGGTGAAGGAAGGCTACGATGCGGTCGAGGCAGCGCTGGGGCCCGTCGACATCATGGTGTGCAACGCGGGCATCACGCGTGACGCCATGGTGCACAAGATGACCGACGAGCAGTTCGACGCCGTCACGGCAGTGAACCTGAAAGGCGTGTTCCTCTGCGGTCGCGAGGCCGCCACGCGCATGCGCGAGCGCCAGCAGGGCGTGATTCTCAGCACGTCGTCGGTCGTGGGGCTGCACGGCAACATCGGCCAGACCAACTACGCCGCCTCGAAGGCGGGGGTCATCGCCATGACCCAGACCTGGGCCCGCGAGCTCGGAGGGCGGAACGTGCGGGTGAATGCCGTTGCCCCCGGGTTCATCAAGACCGAGATGACCGAGACCATTCCCGAGAAGCTGATCGAGGGAATCCACGCAAAGACGCCGCTGCGTCGCATGGGGCTGCCCGAGGAGATTGCCGCGGCGTTCGCATTCCTGGCGTCTGATGACGCGGCCTTCATCACAGGGCACGTGCTCAGCGTCGACGGCGGGCTCACCTTGTGA